Proteins encoded by one window of Mesorhizobium sp. INR15:
- a CDS encoding RNA polymerase factor sigma-32 — MMQDTAGRTMVRAAMRAPYLERDEEHRLALRWKEDNDQQALHSITVAHMRLVISMASKFRHYGLPLGDLVQEGHVGLLEAAARFEPEREVRFSTYATWWIRASMQDYILRNWSIVRGGTSSAQKALFFNLRRLRARLANGTEPLSNATLYREVSVALGVSEADVAMMDSRLSAPDSSLNAPLADESGSAERMDFLISDDPLPDEVASDTIDVERRSLWLRQALRALNTRELRIIEERRLSDEGATLEALGETLGISKERVRQIEARAMEKLKVALVRQNPEFMAA; from the coding sequence ATGATGCAGGACACGGCAGGTCGGACCATGGTCCGCGCGGCAATGAGAGCCCCCTATCTCGAGCGTGACGAGGAGCATCGGCTCGCATTGCGCTGGAAAGAGGACAACGACCAGCAGGCTCTGCACAGCATCACCGTCGCACATATGCGGCTGGTCATTTCCATGGCCTCCAAATTCCGCCACTACGGCCTGCCCCTCGGCGACCTGGTGCAGGAAGGTCATGTCGGTTTGCTGGAAGCGGCCGCCCGGTTCGAGCCGGAGCGCGAGGTGCGGTTTTCGACCTATGCGACGTGGTGGATTCGTGCCTCGATGCAGGATTACATCCTGCGTAACTGGTCGATCGTGCGCGGCGGAACCAGCTCGGCGCAGAAGGCGCTGTTCTTCAACCTGCGCCGCCTGCGCGCCCGGCTGGCTAACGGCACTGAACCGCTGTCGAACGCCACGCTCTACCGCGAGGTTTCGGTGGCGCTTGGAGTTTCCGAAGCCGATGTGGCGATGATGGATTCGCGCCTCTCGGCGCCTGATTCCTCACTCAATGCTCCGCTGGCCGACGAGTCCGGCTCAGCCGAGCGGATGGATTTTCTGATCTCGGATGATCCCTTGCCGGACGAAGTCGCCAGCGACACGATCGATGTCGAGCGCCGTTCGCTCTGGCTGAGGCAGGCGCTTCGCGCGCTCAACACCCGCGAACTCCGGATCATCGAGGAACGCCGCCTCAGTGACGAGGGTGCCACGCTCGAAGCGCTCGGCGAGACGCTCGGCATATCCAAGGAACGGGTGCGGCAGATTGAGGCGCGCGCCATGGAAAAGCTCAAGGTGGCGCTGGTCAGGCAGAACCCGGAATTCATGGCTGCCTGA